From one Humulus lupulus chromosome 8, drHumLupu1.1, whole genome shotgun sequence genomic stretch:
- the LOC133794775 gene encoding probable serine/threonine-protein kinase WNK11 produces MPYLVSDDDDDAEPFVETDPTGRYGRYSDLIGAGSVKKVYRAFDIGKGEEVAWNQVSLRKFVDDNSMIARLFTEVRLLTSFKNDNIIACFAAWNDNQNRTLNFITEVCMSGNLREYRKKHRRVSVCAIKNWVRQILRGLEYLHTRKPCVIHRDLNCSNIFIDGHTGKVKIGDLGLATARDRNAIVQSMVGTPEYMAPEIFEEKYTETVDIYSFGLCVLELVTMEIPYSECRSIVEIYRKVSGGVKPQALNKVKDPEVKGFIEKCIVRDPGRPSAAQLLKDPIFDGLPDDNDDDDGHGELFGVHLSF; encoded by the coding sequence atgCCGTACCTCGTCAGCGACGACGACGACGATGCTGAGCCTTTCGTCGAGACCGATCCCACGGGCCGTTACGGGAGGTACAGCGACTTGATCGGTGCCGGTTCCGTAAAGAAAGTGTACAGAGCTTTCGACATAGGAAAGGGAGAAGAAGTGGCTTGGAACCAAGTTTCCTTGAGAAAGTTCGTGGACGATAACTCCATGATCGCAAGGCTATTCACGGAGGTTCGTTTGTTGACATCTTTTAAAAACGACAACATTATTGCTTGCTTTGCCGCCTGGAACGACAACCAGAACCGAACGCTCAACTTCATCACCGAGGTCTGCATGTCCGGGAACCTGAGGGAGTACCGTAAGAAGCACCGTAGGGTTTCCGTGTGTGCAATCAAGAATTGGGTCCGCCAGATCCTGAGAGGTCTGGAGTACCTTCACACGCGCAAGCCGTGCGTGATTCACAGAGACCTAAACTGCAGCAACATATTCATCGACGGACATACCGGGAAGGTGAAGATAGGGGACTTGGGATTGGCGACCGCAAGGGACCGGAACGCCATCGTGCAGTCGATGGTGGGGACGCCTGAGTACATGGCGCCAGAGATTTTCGAGGAGAAGTATACGGAGACGGTGGATATTTACTCGTTCGGGCTCTGTGTGTTGGAACTCGTTACCATGGAGATTCCGTACAGCGAGTGTAGGTCAATCGTCGAAATTTACAGGAAGGTGAGTGGTGGGGTGAAGCCCCAGGCCCTGAACAAGGTTAAGGATCCGGAAGTGAAGGGGTTCATTGAAAAGTGTATTGTACGTGACCCGGGAAGGCCCTCGGCGGCCCAACTACTTAAGGATCCCATTTTTGATGGGCTTCCAGATGATAATGACGATGACGACGGCCACGGGGAATTGTTTGGAGTACATTTGAGTTTTTAA
- the LOC133794774 gene encoding pentatricopeptide repeat-containing protein At4g16470 isoform X2, whose translation MKAISRMKSILSQTPFPCSQLSQKTHLTLFSLATKSVQHNPTCFLQKTNLLHLKPTSCFPKTPCCSVQNRRLQIEPESRTLRPGEVHVIVGPMFAGKTTTLLRRIQSERSNGSFQVKPLTNNHQLDKTLKGLCFSGSLNEAVSLLCHSGLQVNPKTYALLLQECIYMKEYNSGRRIHAQMTVLGFVPNEYLKTKLLILYAKSGELGTAHLLLDKLLEKNLVSWNAIIAGYFQKGQTDMGLSLYYKMRQSGFIPDQYTFASVFRAFATLASLEHGKQAHGLLIKCNIKDNVVVSSALLDMYVKGSSLSDAHLVFDTSVNKNVITWTALIFGYGLHGRVREVLELFHRMKAEAVRPNYVTFLSVLSACSHGGLIDEGWEYFSSMKDYGIQPREQHYSAMVDLLGRAGRLKEAYEFILSSPCKEHSVAWGALLGACLWENVAKVRAAMKESGMIKESVAIIKSNKDTRYGLDSIVTHDGVKLPCWALADLLSFKHKFGADAYGELDVIGIDEAQFFGDLYDFCREAADLDGKTVIVSGLDGDYLRRSFGSVLDIIPLADSITKLSARCELCGKPALFTLRKTQEKQTELIGGADVYMPVCRGHYVSGQGVIEAARVALESHVNCGSIA comes from the exons atgaaaGCTATTTCAAGGATGAAGTCTATTTTATCTCAGACGCCATTTCCATGTTCTCAACTTTCACAGAAAACACATTTGACACTATTTTCTCTTGCCACTAAATCCGTTCAACATAACCCAACGTGCTTTCTGCAAAAAACCAATCTTCTTCACCTGAAACCCACCTCCTGTTTCCCCAAAACACCATGTTGTTCGGTTCAAAACCGCCGTCTGCAAATTGAGCCAGAGTCTCGGACTCTCAGGCCTGGCGAAGTTCACGTGATTGTGGGTCCAATGTTCGCCGGAAAGACCACCACGCTTCTTCGTCGGATTCAATCAGAGAGGAGCAACGGCAG CTTTCAGGTCAAGCCTCTAACAAACAATCACCAATTGGATAAAACATTAAAGGGTCTTTGTTTTTCGGGAAGTTTGAATGAAGCTGTTTCTCTATTGTGCCATTCAGGGTTACAAGTGAACCCAAAGACGTATGCTCTTCTCTTGCAAGAATGCATATACATGAAAGAATATAATAGTGGGAGAAGAATCCATGCACAAATGACTGTTTTGGGATTTGTCCCTAATGAATATTTGAAGACCAAATTGTTGATATTGTATGCAAAGTCTGGGGAATTAGGAACAGCCCACCTTTTGCTTGATAAACTGCTGGAAAAAAACTTGGTTTCATGGAATGCAATAATTGCAGGGTATTTTCAAAAGGGGCAAACAGATATGGGGTTAAGTCTTTATTACAAGATGAGACAGAGTGGTTTTATACCAGATCAGTATACCTTTGCATCTGTATTCAGAGCCTTTGCTACTCTAGCATCATTGGAGCATGGAAAGCAAGCCCATGGTCTTTTGATCAAGTGCAATATTAAGGACAATGTTGTAGTCAGCAGTGCCCTCTTGGATATGTACGTTAAGGGCAGTAGCCTATCTGATGCACATCTGGTATTTGATACCTCTGTGAATAAGAACGTCATTACATGGACTGCTTTGATATTTGGGTATGGTCTGCATGGAAGAGTTCGAGAGGTTTTGGAGCTTTTCCATAGGATGAAGGCTGAAGCTGTTAGACCAAATTATGTTACTTTTTTATCAGTTCTTTCTGCTTGTAGCCATGGAGGTTTAATTGATGAGGGTTGGGAATACTTCTCTTCTATGAAAGATTATGGAATTCAACCAAGAGAACAGCACTATTCTGCTATGGTTGATCTTTTAGGTCGTGCTGGGAGGCTAAAAGAGGCTTATGAGTTTATTCTGAGCTCACCTTGCAAAGAGCATTCAGTGGCATGGGGAGCTTTGCTTGGGGCTTGC TTATGGGAAAATGTTGCAAAGGTTAGGGCTGCGATGAAGGAATCAGGGATGATAAAAGA AAGTGTAGcaataataaaatcaaacaaggaCACAAGGTATGGATTGGATTCAATTGTGACACATGATGGGGTGAAATTGCCGTGTTGGGCTCTGGCAGATTTGTTATCATTTAAACACAAATTCGGTGCTGATGCATATGGAGAG CTAGACGTGATTGGTATCGATGAAGCTCAATTCTTTGGAGACCTTTATGATTTCTGCCGTGAAGCTGCTGATCTTGATGGCAAAACAGTAATAGTTTCTGGGCTAGATGGTGACTATTTGAG AAGGAGCTTTGGTTCTGTGCTTGATATAATTCCTCTTGCGGATTCTATAACGAAGTTAAGTGCTAGATGTGAGCTTTGTGGGAAACCTGCCTTGTTTACATTGAGAAAAACACAGGAGAAGCAAACCGAGCTGATCGGCGGAGCTGATGTGTACATGCCCGTCTGTCGCGGCCACTATGTCAGTGGACAGGGAGTCATCGAGGCTGCAAGAGTTGCCCTGGAATCTCATGTTAATTGTGGTTCCATTGCATAG
- the LOC133794774 gene encoding pentatricopeptide repeat-containing protein At4g16470 isoform X1, with product MKAISRMKSILSQTPFPCSQLSQKTHLTLFSLATKSVQHNPTCFLQKTNLLHLKPTSCFPKTPCCSVQNRRLQIEPESRTLRPGEVHVIVGPMFAGKTTTLLRRIQSERSNGSFQVKPLTNNHQLDKTLKGLCFSGSLNEAVSLLCHSGLQVNPKTYALLLQECIYMKEYNSGRRIHAQMTVLGFVPNEYLKTKLLILYAKSGELGTAHLLLDKLLEKNLVSWNAIIAGYFQKGQTDMGLSLYYKMRQSGFIPDQYTFASVFRAFATLASLEHGKQAHGLLIKCNIKDNVVVSSALLDMYVKGSSLSDAHLVFDTSVNKNVITWTALIFGYGLHGRVREVLELFHRMKAEAVRPNYVTFLSVLSACSHGGLIDEGWEYFSSMKDYGIQPREQHYSAMVDLLGRAGRLKEAYEFILSSPCKEHSVAWGALLGACRMHGDMNLLKLAEKKYFELEPENAGKYVVLANAYATFGLWENVAKVRAAMKESGMIKEPAYSKIEVKREVHFFHKGDKTHLQSEEIYEMIEVITCILKDVGYVPDFSGH from the exons atgaaaGCTATTTCAAGGATGAAGTCTATTTTATCTCAGACGCCATTTCCATGTTCTCAACTTTCACAGAAAACACATTTGACACTATTTTCTCTTGCCACTAAATCCGTTCAACATAACCCAACGTGCTTTCTGCAAAAAACCAATCTTCTTCACCTGAAACCCACCTCCTGTTTCCCCAAAACACCATGTTGTTCGGTTCAAAACCGCCGTCTGCAAATTGAGCCAGAGTCTCGGACTCTCAGGCCTGGCGAAGTTCACGTGATTGTGGGTCCAATGTTCGCCGGAAAGACCACCACGCTTCTTCGTCGGATTCAATCAGAGAGGAGCAACGGCAG CTTTCAGGTCAAGCCTCTAACAAACAATCACCAATTGGATAAAACATTAAAGGGTCTTTGTTTTTCGGGAAGTTTGAATGAAGCTGTTTCTCTATTGTGCCATTCAGGGTTACAAGTGAACCCAAAGACGTATGCTCTTCTCTTGCAAGAATGCATATACATGAAAGAATATAATAGTGGGAGAAGAATCCATGCACAAATGACTGTTTTGGGATTTGTCCCTAATGAATATTTGAAGACCAAATTGTTGATATTGTATGCAAAGTCTGGGGAATTAGGAACAGCCCACCTTTTGCTTGATAAACTGCTGGAAAAAAACTTGGTTTCATGGAATGCAATAATTGCAGGGTATTTTCAAAAGGGGCAAACAGATATGGGGTTAAGTCTTTATTACAAGATGAGACAGAGTGGTTTTATACCAGATCAGTATACCTTTGCATCTGTATTCAGAGCCTTTGCTACTCTAGCATCATTGGAGCATGGAAAGCAAGCCCATGGTCTTTTGATCAAGTGCAATATTAAGGACAATGTTGTAGTCAGCAGTGCCCTCTTGGATATGTACGTTAAGGGCAGTAGCCTATCTGATGCACATCTGGTATTTGATACCTCTGTGAATAAGAACGTCATTACATGGACTGCTTTGATATTTGGGTATGGTCTGCATGGAAGAGTTCGAGAGGTTTTGGAGCTTTTCCATAGGATGAAGGCTGAAGCTGTTAGACCAAATTATGTTACTTTTTTATCAGTTCTTTCTGCTTGTAGCCATGGAGGTTTAATTGATGAGGGTTGGGAATACTTCTCTTCTATGAAAGATTATGGAATTCAACCAAGAGAACAGCACTATTCTGCTATGGTTGATCTTTTAGGTCGTGCTGGGAGGCTAAAAGAGGCTTATGAGTTTATTCTGAGCTCACCTTGCAAAGAGCATTCAGTGGCATGGGGAGCTTTGCTTGGGGCTTGCAGAATGCATGGGGACATGAATCTGTTAAAGCTTGCAGAGAAGAAGTACTTTGAATTAGAACCAGAAAATGCTGGTAAATATGTTGTCTTGGCTAATGCTTATGCCACCTTTGGATTATGGGAAAATGTTGCAAAGGTTAGGGCTGCGATGAAGGAATCAGGGATGATAAAAGAACCTGCTTATAGCAAGATTGAGGTTAAAAGGGAGGTCCACTTCTTTCATAAGGGTGACAAAACTCATTTACAATCTGAGGAGATTTATGAGATGATCGAAGTAATCACTTGCATCTTAAAGGATGTAGGATATGTTCCTGATTTTAGTGGCCACTGA
- the LOC133794776 gene encoding heterogeneous nuclear ribonucleoprotein 1-like isoform X1, translated as MSRMEMEPGKLFVGGISWDTNEDRLREYFQAFGDVMEAVIMKDRATGRARGFGFIVFADPAVAEKVVIEKHVIDGRIVEAKKAVPRDDQNIFNRSNSSIHGSPGPTRTKKIFVGGLASTVTESDFKRYFDQFGIITDVVVMYDHNTQRPRGFGFITYDSEDAVDKVLYKTFHELNGKMVEVKRAVPKELSPGPSRGQLGGFSQGIGRVSSLLNGYSQGYNLNSIPYGRFSPVTIGRSGFSPFSSGYAMGMNLETGLSPSYGVNANHGSNLSYGRVVSPSYGGTPNRYNGATGYGGGNEGSSSILSTSRNLWGNGNLNYAANSTNSNAFLGSGGGNTGVSSFGSIGTLWGSSPNANQGGGAGSTYSTSNLSYGGRDASFVGSGSLGFGRNGTNVAAAASYAANGSYDGTRADIYDGGSLYGDATWRSSPSEIEGSGSFGFGLGNGASDVMSKNSGYIGGYGVTNRQSARGIAA; from the exons ATGAGCAGAATGGAAATGGAACCTGGTAAGCTCTTTGTTGGTGGTATATCTTGGGACACAAATGAAGACCGTCTTAGAGAGTATTTCCAGGCTTTTGGAGACGTCATGGAAGCGGTGATTATGAAGGATCGAGCCACCGGTCGTGCCCGTGGATTTGGTTTTATTGTTTTTGCTGACCCTGCTGTTGCAGAGAAAGTTGTTATAGAGAAACACGTGATAGACGGTAGAATT GTTGAAGCAAAAAAGGCAGTTCCTAGGGATGACCAGAACATCTTCAACAGAAGTAACAGCAGCATTCACGGGTCACCTGGTCCTACTCGCACAAAAAAGATATTTGTAGGAGGTTTAGCATCGACAGTAACTGAGAGTGACTTTAAGAGGTATTTTGATCAATTTGGGATAATTACTGATGTTGTAGTGATGTATGACCATAACACACAGAGGCCTAGAGGATTTGGGTTCATTACTTATGATTCAGAGGATGCAGTAGATAAAGTGTTGTACAAAACCTTTCATGAACTTAATGGCAAGATGGTTGAGGTTAAGCGAGCTGTCCCAAAGGAGTTATCCCCAGGACCAAGTCGGGGCCAATTAGGTGGTTTTAGCCAGGGTATTGGTAGAGTTAGTAGCTTGCTTAATGGATACTCTCAGGGATATAATCTCAACTCAATTCCGTATGGTAGATTTAGTCCAGTTACTATTGGTCGGAGTGGATTTTCACCATTCAGTAGTGGTTATGCAATGGGAATGAATCTTGAGACAGGGTTGAGTCCAAGCTATGGAGTCAATGCAAACCATGGTTCTAACCTCAGCTATGGACGGGTGGTGAGCCCCTCATATGGTGGAACCCCAAACCGATACAATGGAGCCACTGGGTATGGTGGGGGAAATGAAGGAAGTAGCTCCATCCTAAGCACAAGTCGGAATTTGTGGGGCAATGGCAATCTCAACTATGCTGCAAACTCCACAAACTCAAATGCTTTTCTAGGTTCGGGTGGTGGGAACACAGGAGTGAGCTCTTTTGGCAGCATTGGAACACTTTGGGGCTCCTCGCCTAATGCAAACCAAGGTGGAGGTGCTGGTTCTACCTATAGCACTAGCAATCTCAGCTATGGTGGCAGAGATGCCAGTTTTGTTGGGTCTGGCAGTTTAGGCTTTGGAAGAAATGGTACAAATGTAGCAGCAGCAGCATCATATGCTGCAAATGGTAGTTATGATGGCACTCGTGCAGACATTTATGATGGTGGTTCACTTTATGGGGATGCCACTTGGAGATCATCACCATCAGAGATTGAAGGGTCTGGCTCATTTGGATTTGGACTTGGAAATGGAGCTTCAGATGTCATGAGTAAAAATTCTGGTTATATTGGGGGTTATGGTGTTACCAACAGACAATCTGCAAGAG GAATTGCTGCCTAG
- the LOC133794776 gene encoding heterogeneous nuclear ribonucleoprotein 1-like isoform X2, with product MEMEPGKLFVGGISWDTNEDRLREYFQAFGDVMEAVIMKDRATGRARGFGFIVFADPAVAEKVVIEKHVIDGRIVEAKKAVPRDDQNIFNRSNSSIHGSPGPTRTKKIFVGGLASTVTESDFKRYFDQFGIITDVVVMYDHNTQRPRGFGFITYDSEDAVDKVLYKTFHELNGKMVEVKRAVPKELSPGPSRGQLGGFSQGIGRVSSLLNGYSQGYNLNSIPYGRFSPVTIGRSGFSPFSSGYAMGMNLETGLSPSYGVNANHGSNLSYGRVVSPSYGGTPNRYNGATGYGGGNEGSSSILSTSRNLWGNGNLNYAANSTNSNAFLGSGGGNTGVSSFGSIGTLWGSSPNANQGGGAGSTYSTSNLSYGGRDASFVGSGSLGFGRNGTNVAAAASYAANGSYDGTRADIYDGGSLYGDATWRSSPSEIEGSGSFGFGLGNGASDVMSKNSGYIGGYGVTNRQSARGIAA from the exons ATGGAAATGGAACCTGGTAAGCTCTTTGTTGGTGGTATATCTTGGGACACAAATGAAGACCGTCTTAGAGAGTATTTCCAGGCTTTTGGAGACGTCATGGAAGCGGTGATTATGAAGGATCGAGCCACCGGTCGTGCCCGTGGATTTGGTTTTATTGTTTTTGCTGACCCTGCTGTTGCAGAGAAAGTTGTTATAGAGAAACACGTGATAGACGGTAGAATT GTTGAAGCAAAAAAGGCAGTTCCTAGGGATGACCAGAACATCTTCAACAGAAGTAACAGCAGCATTCACGGGTCACCTGGTCCTACTCGCACAAAAAAGATATTTGTAGGAGGTTTAGCATCGACAGTAACTGAGAGTGACTTTAAGAGGTATTTTGATCAATTTGGGATAATTACTGATGTTGTAGTGATGTATGACCATAACACACAGAGGCCTAGAGGATTTGGGTTCATTACTTATGATTCAGAGGATGCAGTAGATAAAGTGTTGTACAAAACCTTTCATGAACTTAATGGCAAGATGGTTGAGGTTAAGCGAGCTGTCCCAAAGGAGTTATCCCCAGGACCAAGTCGGGGCCAATTAGGTGGTTTTAGCCAGGGTATTGGTAGAGTTAGTAGCTTGCTTAATGGATACTCTCAGGGATATAATCTCAACTCAATTCCGTATGGTAGATTTAGTCCAGTTACTATTGGTCGGAGTGGATTTTCACCATTCAGTAGTGGTTATGCAATGGGAATGAATCTTGAGACAGGGTTGAGTCCAAGCTATGGAGTCAATGCAAACCATGGTTCTAACCTCAGCTATGGACGGGTGGTGAGCCCCTCATATGGTGGAACCCCAAACCGATACAATGGAGCCACTGGGTATGGTGGGGGAAATGAAGGAAGTAGCTCCATCCTAAGCACAAGTCGGAATTTGTGGGGCAATGGCAATCTCAACTATGCTGCAAACTCCACAAACTCAAATGCTTTTCTAGGTTCGGGTGGTGGGAACACAGGAGTGAGCTCTTTTGGCAGCATTGGAACACTTTGGGGCTCCTCGCCTAATGCAAACCAAGGTGGAGGTGCTGGTTCTACCTATAGCACTAGCAATCTCAGCTATGGTGGCAGAGATGCCAGTTTTGTTGGGTCTGGCAGTTTAGGCTTTGGAAGAAATGGTACAAATGTAGCAGCAGCAGCATCATATGCTGCAAATGGTAGTTATGATGGCACTCGTGCAGACATTTATGATGGTGGTTCACTTTATGGGGATGCCACTTGGAGATCATCACCATCAGAGATTGAAGGGTCTGGCTCATTTGGATTTGGACTTGGAAATGGAGCTTCAGATGTCATGAGTAAAAATTCTGGTTATATTGGGGGTTATGGTGTTACCAACAGACAATCTGCAAGAG GAATTGCTGCCTAG